The following proteins are co-located in the Nocardia bhagyanarayanae genome:
- a CDS encoding ClpP family protease → MSTYTIPNVIAQHPRGGERITDIYSHLLAERIVYLGTPIDSGVANALIAQLLHLESESPEQEIQFYINCEGGDLTSMLAIYDTIQHIGAPVHTTCVGQAIAVGAVLLAGGAPGHRAMLPHARVVLHQPAARGQGAIPDLILQADELVRMRAEIESILARHTGQSVERLRHDTDRDRVFTAQAAIDYGLVDTVLQPRG, encoded by the coding sequence ATGAGTACCTACACCATCCCCAACGTCATCGCTCAGCATCCGCGCGGCGGCGAGCGCATCACCGACATCTACTCGCACCTGCTCGCGGAACGCATCGTCTATCTGGGCACGCCGATCGACTCCGGCGTCGCCAACGCGCTGATCGCCCAGCTGCTGCACCTGGAATCGGAGAGTCCCGAACAGGAGATCCAGTTCTACATCAACTGCGAGGGCGGCGATCTGACCTCCATGCTCGCGATCTACGACACCATCCAGCACATCGGCGCGCCCGTGCACACCACGTGCGTCGGCCAGGCTATCGCCGTCGGGGCGGTGCTGCTCGCGGGCGGTGCGCCGGGGCACCGCGCGATGCTTCCGCACGCCAGGGTGGTGCTGCATCAACCCGCGGCGCGCGGCCAGGGCGCGATTCCGGACCTGATCCTGCAGGCCGACGAGCTCGTGCGGATGCGCGCGGAGATCGAGTCGATTCTGGCCCGGCACACCGGGCAGTCGGTGGAGCGGCTGCGCCACGACACCGACCGGGACCGCGTCTTCACCGCGCAGGCGGCCATCGACTACGGACTGGTCGACACCGTGCTGCAGCCGCGGGGCTGA
- a CDS encoding ClpP family protease has translation MAHDDKTPLFSWRAREQLLGRRVLVLDGPLDDDNGTLLATQLLTLAAENDEAGISLWIHSPGGSVPAMLAIRDVMRLVPCEVSTLALGLACSAGQFLLSAGSRGKRFALPHARILMHQGSAGIAGTAVDVEVQADDLRHTVETVLGLISADTGQPFERIYEDSLHDRWFTAKQAKEYGFIDHIVDSFGQVVPQRQRIGISA, from the coding sequence ATGGCTCACGACGACAAGACCCCGCTGTTCAGCTGGCGCGCCAGGGAGCAACTGCTCGGCCGCCGCGTCCTGGTGCTCGACGGACCCCTCGACGACGACAACGGGACGCTGCTTGCTACACAGTTGCTGACCCTCGCCGCCGAGAACGACGAAGCCGGCATCTCGCTCTGGATCCACTCGCCGGGCGGTTCGGTTCCCGCCATGCTCGCGATCCGCGACGTCATGCGGCTCGTACCGTGCGAGGTGTCCACGCTCGCTCTCGGATTGGCGTGTAGTGCAGGTCAATTCCTGCTCTCGGCGGGCAGCAGAGGCAAACGCTTCGCGCTGCCGCACGCCAGGATCCTGATGCACCAGGGTTCGGCGGGGATCGCGGGCACAGCCGTCGACGTGGAGGTCCAGGCCGACGACCTGCGCCACACCGTGGAAACCGTCCTCGGCCTCATCTCCGCCGACACCGGCCAGCCCTTCGAACGGATTTACGAGGACTCCCTGCACGACCGGTGGTTCACCGCGAAGCAGGCCAAGGAGTACGGATTCATCGACCACATCGTCGACAGCTTCGGACAGGTCGTCCCCCAACGCCAGCGAATCGGGATCTCGGCATGA
- a CDS encoding lipase family protein, whose protein sequence is MRSRLLSLAAVLTGTLTVVGSGAVSAAPTWTDPATEAVADFYVPPPIGGAPGNILRAEPSVVALSAPGQPGMVPARATRVMYVSNDAQDAPTAVVGTYLEPAVPWLGPGERPLVAYAGGTKGQGDQCAPSKLMSQVVSYQPPGDLIFEYDLLAISSLLSRGMSVMITDYHGLGTPAVHDYLNRKAQAHSLLDAARAALQLPGSGLGPNAPVILYGYSQGGMASAGAAELLSSYAPDLNVRGAYVGGPVVDDQYFIGHNDGRSNIAPTYAWILNGMAANYPSVRPVLDAELNDTGKAILNESLGKCAVPMGLAQLHAHTSQWTVSGQPLTAVIDQSPALKEAFDEQRLGGLTPEVPVLIASAANDEGAPFPPIHAMAASWCSRGVPVQLDANSQIPSMAGIIGTHVLAFFPALIASQQWMMDRLSDVPAPTNCGALP, encoded by the coding sequence GTGAGGAGTCGATTACTCAGCTTGGCCGCAGTTTTGACGGGAACCCTCACCGTGGTCGGCAGCGGGGCGGTTTCCGCAGCACCAACATGGACGGATCCGGCGACGGAAGCCGTCGCCGATTTCTACGTTCCGCCGCCGATCGGCGGTGCGCCGGGCAACATCCTGCGCGCGGAACCGTCGGTGGTGGCGCTGTCGGCTCCCGGGCAACCCGGAATGGTCCCGGCGCGCGCGACCCGAGTGATGTACGTCAGCAACGATGCCCAAGACGCGCCGACCGCCGTGGTCGGCACGTATCTGGAGCCCGCCGTGCCGTGGCTCGGTCCTGGCGAGCGTCCGCTGGTCGCGTACGCGGGCGGCACCAAGGGCCAGGGCGATCAGTGCGCGCCCTCGAAGCTGATGTCGCAGGTCGTCTCCTATCAGCCGCCCGGCGACTTGATCTTCGAATACGACCTGCTCGCGATCAGCTCGCTGCTGTCGCGCGGCATGTCGGTGATGATCACCGATTACCACGGCCTCGGCACGCCCGCGGTGCACGACTACCTCAACCGCAAGGCGCAAGCGCACTCCTTGCTGGACGCCGCGCGGGCGGCGCTGCAGCTGCCGGGCAGCGGCCTCGGCCCGAACGCGCCGGTCATCCTCTATGGATACTCCCAGGGCGGCATGGCCTCCGCGGGCGCGGCCGAACTGCTGTCGAGCTACGCGCCTGATCTGAACGTCCGCGGCGCCTACGTCGGCGGCCCTGTCGTGGACGACCAGTACTTCATCGGGCACAACGACGGCCGGTCCAACATCGCGCCCACCTACGCCTGGATCCTCAACGGCATGGCCGCCAACTACCCGTCGGTCCGTCCGGTGCTCGACGCCGAACTCAACGACACCGGCAAGGCGATCCTGAACGAATCGCTCGGCAAGTGCGCCGTCCCGATGGGCCTGGCCCAGCTGCACGCGCACACGTCCCAGTGGACCGTGAGCGGGCAGCCGCTGACGGCCGTGATCGACCAGTCCCCGGCGTTGAAGGAGGCCTTCGACGAGCAGCGGCTCGGCGGACTCACCCCGGAGGTGCCCGTGCTGATCGCCTCGGCGGCCAACGACGAGGGCGCGCCCTTCCCGCCCATCCACGCCATGGCGGCCAGCTGGTGCAGCCGCGGCGTGCCGGTTCAGCTGGACGCGAACAGTCAGATTCCCAGCATGGCGGGGATCATCGGCACCCACGTGCTGGCGTTCTTCCCGGCCCTGATCGCCTCCCAGCAGTGGATGATGGATCGGCTCTCGGATGTTCCTGCGCCGACCAACTGCGGGGCGCTGCCGTAG